A single Actinomadura algeriensis DNA region contains:
- a CDS encoding F0F1 ATP synthase subunit epsilon yields the protein MATLKVGLVSPEREMWSGDAKMVVAQTIEGSLGILPGHAPVLGVLLDGSVVKIEPADGGEPITAMVGSGFFSVAGNEVSVLAEQAELSHEVDVAAAKRALEAAQASGDEDGTAERRALARLRAAGVEA from the coding sequence GTGGCAACCCTGAAGGTCGGGCTCGTCTCGCCGGAGCGCGAGATGTGGTCCGGCGACGCCAAGATGGTGGTCGCGCAGACCATCGAGGGCTCGCTCGGCATCCTGCCGGGGCACGCCCCGGTGCTCGGCGTCCTCCTCGACGGCAGCGTCGTCAAGATCGAGCCCGCCGACGGCGGCGAGCCGATCACCGCGATGGTCGGCAGCGGCTTCTTCTCCGTCGCGGGCAACGAGGTGTCGGTGCTGGCCGAGCAGGCCGAACTGAGCCACGAGGTCGATGTGGCCGCGGCGAAGCGCGCGCTCGAGGCGGCGCAGGCGTCCGGCGACGAGGACGGCACGGCGGAGCGGCGGGCGCTGGCGCGGCTGCGCGCGGCGGGCGTCGAGGCGTAG
- a CDS encoding PadR family transcriptional regulator, whose amino-acid sequence MSLRYAVLGLIAELDGASGYDLLKMFEISLANVWPATQSQLYGELGKLADAGLIDAADEGPRGRREYAITEAGRAELHRWLLEIKPRKPMRDETLLRVFLLGNVTSREAQEYMRAETDRLDEALDGLAALDETVEWDDDDLSRYGRLVIEYGRRSIAMRRDWFEWARAEMRSFDEPAG is encoded by the coding sequence ATGAGCCTGCGATACGCCGTGCTGGGACTGATCGCCGAACTGGACGGGGCCAGCGGCTACGACCTGCTGAAGATGTTCGAGATCTCGCTCGCGAACGTGTGGCCGGCCACGCAGAGCCAGCTCTACGGCGAACTCGGCAAGCTCGCCGACGCCGGGCTCATCGACGCGGCCGACGAGGGGCCGCGCGGCCGCAGGGAGTACGCGATCACCGAGGCGGGGCGGGCCGAGCTGCACCGCTGGCTGCTGGAGATCAAGCCCAGGAAGCCGATGCGCGACGAGACGCTGCTCCGCGTCTTCCTGCTCGGCAACGTCACCTCGCGGGAGGCGCAGGAGTACATGCGGGCCGAGACGGACCGGCTCGACGAGGCCCTGGACGGGCTCGCCGCCCTCGACGAGACCGTGGAGTGGGACGACGACGATCTCTCGCGCTACGGACGGCTCGTCATCGAGTACGGCAGGCGGTCCATCGCGATGCGCCGCGACTGGTTCGAGTGGGCCCGCGCCGAGATGCGGTCGTTCGACGAGCCCGCCGGGTAG
- a CDS encoding GNAT family N-acetyltransferase, with the protein MDGGFAPVRSGWRAPLRPVPPPPAGFRPFAAADLHVLAALMWDAYRGTPDEDDVGGPDGALRELRLTLAGEYGAFLPAASYVAEPDGRPVAAALVTVYRDEPLLAFLFTAPSHTGRGLGRELVLAVMHALAGQGHDTLTLAVTRRNRRARLLYHRLGFVEIH; encoded by the coding sequence ATGGACGGCGGTTTCGCACCGGTGCGCAGCGGCTGGCGGGCCCCGCTGCGCCCGGTGCCGCCGCCCCCGGCCGGCTTCCGCCCGTTCGCCGCCGCCGACCTGCACGTCCTCGCCGCCCTCATGTGGGACGCCTACCGCGGGACCCCCGACGAGGACGACGTCGGCGGCCCCGACGGGGCGCTGCGCGAGCTGCGGCTGACGCTCGCGGGCGAGTACGGCGCGTTCCTGCCCGCCGCGTCCTACGTCGCCGAACCGGACGGACGTCCCGTCGCCGCGGCCCTCGTGACCGTCTACCGGGACGAGCCGCTGCTCGCGTTCCTGTTCACCGCGCCGTCCCACACCGGCCGCGGCCTCGGCCGCGAACTGGTCCTCGCGGTCATGCACGCCCTCGCCGGGCAGGGCCACGACACCCTCACCCTCGCCGTGACCCGCCGCAACCGCCGCGCCCGCCTCCTGTACCACCGGCTCGGCTTCGTCGAGATCCACTGA
- a CDS encoding DUF2550 domain-containing protein — protein sequence MGEHLALDVGAVLAALAAVCVLVFLAMAVRRRLFVRGGGAVECSLRELPAEEGGAPGVWRLGIGRYKGDVLHWHRVFGLSRRPRQVIHRRGLVVSNRRSPDPEEADGLLPDVSVIEVRDGDLTVELAMGASALTGFLAWLEAAPPGFPVDLHVPE from the coding sequence TTGGGCGAGCACCTGGCACTGGACGTCGGCGCGGTGCTCGCCGCCCTCGCCGCGGTGTGCGTGCTCGTTTTCCTCGCGATGGCGGTACGCCGCCGCCTGTTCGTGCGCGGAGGCGGTGCCGTGGAGTGCAGCCTGCGGGAGCTGCCGGCCGAGGAGGGCGGCGCCCCGGGGGTATGGCGCCTGGGCATCGGCCGCTACAAAGGCGATGTCCTGCACTGGCACCGCGTGTTCGGACTCAGCAGAAGGCCCCGGCAGGTGATCCACCGCCGGGGCCTCGTCGTCTCCAACCGCAGGAGCCCGGACCCGGAGGAGGCCGACGGCCTGCTGCCGGACGTGAGCGTCATCGAGGTCCGCGACGGCGACCTGACGGTCGAGCTCGCGATGGGGGCGTCCGCCCTGACCGGCTTCCTGGCGTGGCTGGAGGCCGCGCCGCCCGGCTTCCCGGTGGACCTGCACGTCCCCGAATAG
- a CDS encoding M20/M25/M40 family metallo-hydrolase codes for MRKLLSGSAVTLPAATVFLLALSAVPPAGMTGTAGNAVTAGMAGTARTAGAAGASGVPGAAPERGSDLAELVTIKDVRRHLEAFRQIAEYNGGNRASGTSGYEVSVKYVVGRLRKAGYSPSVQKFVYPYWQERSAPVMSRTSGKGKGKGKGKDAKKAYKAGLDFVTMMYSGSGDVTARVTPVDVPAKGKDGTSGCEKKDFKGFAKGSIALMQRGKCTFATKAARARTAGAAAAVIYNKPGEAGPISGTLGERSKLPVVAASHQVGAELAKAAAKGGLTMRVKTVTEHGKRTSSNVVADTERGRADNVVVAGAHLDSVPDGPGINDNATGAAALLAVAEEIGELGGKGLRNRVRFAWWGAEEEGLRGSTHYVEELDPSDRRHIALNLNFDMLGSPNGVRGVYDGDHSLGTGTTPPAGSAAIEKMFREYFKGRGLPTDDYVFNGRSDYGPFIEHGIPAGGLATGADGVKTAAEAKKYGGRAGKTYDPCYHAKCDGLKNVNMKLLDTNVDGVAHVTQLLAASTVAVNGDARLQRVRRTAAAPLWSGGHLLR; via the coding sequence GTGCGCAAGCTGCTCAGTGGTTCGGCCGTGACGCTGCCCGCCGCGACCGTGTTCCTCCTGGCGCTGTCGGCCGTGCCCCCGGCGGGCATGACGGGCACGGCGGGCAATGCGGTCACCGCCGGTATGGCGGGCACGGCGCGGACGGCCGGTGCCGCGGGCGCGTCCGGTGTGCCGGGTGCGGCGCCCGAGCGCGGGTCCGACCTCGCCGAACTGGTGACGATCAAGGACGTGCGGCGGCATCTGGAGGCGTTCCGGCAGATCGCCGAGTACAACGGAGGCAACCGCGCGTCCGGAACGTCCGGGTACGAGGTCTCGGTGAAGTACGTCGTCGGGCGGCTGCGCAAGGCGGGGTACTCGCCGTCCGTGCAGAAGTTCGTTTACCCGTACTGGCAGGAGCGATCGGCCCCCGTCATGTCCCGGACGTCCGGCAAGGGCAAGGGGAAGGGCAAGGGCAAGGACGCGAAGAAGGCGTACAAGGCGGGCCTGGACTTCGTCACGATGATGTACTCGGGCTCCGGCGACGTCACCGCCCGCGTGACCCCCGTGGACGTCCCGGCCAAGGGCAAGGATGGCACGAGCGGCTGCGAGAAGAAGGACTTCAAGGGGTTCGCCAAGGGGTCGATCGCCTTGATGCAGCGCGGGAAGTGCACGTTCGCGACGAAGGCGGCGCGCGCGCGGACGGCCGGTGCGGCCGCGGCCGTCATCTACAACAAGCCCGGTGAAGCGGGCCCGATCAGCGGGACGCTCGGCGAGCGGTCGAAGCTGCCGGTGGTCGCCGCGAGCCACCAGGTCGGCGCGGAACTGGCGAAGGCCGCCGCCAAGGGCGGGCTGACGATGCGGGTGAAGACCGTCACCGAGCACGGGAAGCGGACGTCCAGCAACGTCGTCGCCGACACCGAGCGGGGCCGTGCCGACAACGTGGTGGTGGCGGGCGCGCACCTCGACAGCGTGCCGGACGGTCCGGGCATCAACGACAACGCGACCGGCGCGGCCGCGCTGCTCGCGGTCGCCGAGGAGATCGGCGAGCTCGGCGGGAAGGGGCTGCGGAACCGGGTGCGGTTCGCCTGGTGGGGCGCGGAGGAGGAGGGGCTGCGCGGTTCGACGCACTACGTCGAGGAGCTCGACCCGTCCGACCGGCGGCACATCGCCCTGAACCTCAACTTCGACATGCTCGGCTCCCCGAACGGGGTCCGCGGCGTGTACGACGGCGACCACTCGCTCGGCACGGGCACCACTCCGCCGGCCGGTTCGGCGGCGATCGAGAAGATGTTCCGCGAGTACTTCAAGGGTCGCGGCCTGCCGACCGACGACTACGTCTTCAACGGGCGCTCCGACTACGGCCCGTTCATCGAGCACGGCATCCCGGCGGGCGGTCTCGCGACCGGCGCGGACGGAGTCAAGACGGCGGCCGAGGCGAAGAAGTACGGGGGGCGCGCGGGTAAAACGTACGACCCGTGCTACCACGCGAAGTGCGACGGGCTGAAGAACGTGAACATGAAGCTGCTGGACACGAACGTCGACGGTGTCGCGCACGTGACGCAGCTGCTCGCGGCGAGCACGGTCGCGGTGAACGGCGACGCCCGGCTGCAGCGGGTGCGCCGCACCGCGGCCGCCCCGCTGTGGAGCGGCGGGCACCTGCTCCGCTGA
- a CDS encoding carotenoid oxygenase family protein, whose protein sequence is MTQDTGMWLDGHLAPVPDEIEALDLPVTGALPPELSGRYFRNGPNPQPGRPSGHWFTGPGMIHGVRLRAGRAEWYRNRWVRTRELTEDAPYVRGDGTLDLTAVPANTHVVPHAGEILALVEAGLPHAVSPDLETLGPRDFGGRLTTAMTAHPKRDPATGELLFFGYGFLPPHLTYHRLAADGRLVESREIKVPAGTMMHDFAITENHVVWLDLPVVFDLDLAMGGTSMPYRWDDAYGARLGVMRRDAAGDVRWFDVDPCYVFHVGNAHEDAAGRIVLDAVRYSPGDFTTLWAMISGAADPAREAGLLDKASLHRWTLDPATGRAAEEPLDDRAVEFPTHDDARTGLPHRYLYTVSGNAIVKYDVRDGSSSAREFDGDVHVGEAVFVPAEGARAEDEGWLLSIVSGTSSADLVVLDATDVTRTVASVRLPRRVPAGFHGNWIPDS, encoded by the coding sequence ATGACCCAGGACACCGGCATGTGGCTCGACGGGCATCTCGCCCCGGTCCCGGACGAGATCGAGGCGCTGGACCTTCCCGTCACGGGCGCCCTCCCGCCCGAACTGTCCGGACGCTACTTCCGCAACGGCCCCAACCCGCAGCCGGGACGGCCGAGCGGCCACTGGTTCACCGGCCCCGGGATGATCCACGGCGTGCGGCTCCGCGCCGGCCGCGCCGAGTGGTACCGCAACCGCTGGGTTCGGACCCGGGAGCTCACCGAGGACGCCCCGTACGTGCGGGGCGACGGGACGCTCGACCTCACCGCCGTCCCCGCGAACACCCACGTCGTCCCGCACGCCGGCGAGATCCTCGCACTCGTCGAGGCCGGGCTCCCCCACGCGGTGTCTCCGGACCTCGAGACGCTCGGCCCCCGCGACTTCGGCGGGCGCCTCACCACCGCGATGACCGCGCACCCCAAGCGGGACCCGGCGACCGGCGAGCTGCTGTTCTTCGGCTACGGCTTCCTCCCGCCGCACCTCACCTACCACCGTCTCGCGGCGGACGGACGGCTCGTCGAGAGCCGCGAGATCAAGGTGCCCGCCGGGACGATGATGCACGACTTCGCGATCACCGAGAACCACGTCGTCTGGCTCGACCTGCCCGTCGTGTTCGACCTCGACCTGGCGATGGGCGGGACGTCCATGCCGTACCGCTGGGACGACGCGTACGGGGCGCGGCTCGGCGTCATGCGCCGGGACGCCGCCGGGGACGTCCGCTGGTTCGACGTCGACCCGTGCTACGTCTTCCACGTCGGGAACGCGCACGAGGACGCGGCGGGCCGGATCGTCCTCGACGCCGTCCGCTACTCGCCCGGCGACTTCACGACCCTGTGGGCGATGATCAGCGGGGCCGCCGATCCCGCCCGCGAGGCCGGGCTGCTCGACAAGGCGAGCCTGCACCGCTGGACGCTCGACCCCGCGACCGGACGCGCGGCGGAGGAGCCGCTGGACGACCGGGCCGTCGAGTTCCCCACCCACGACGACGCCCGGACGGGCCTGCCGCACCGGTACCTGTACACGGTGTCCGGCAACGCGATCGTGAAGTACGACGTGCGCGACGGCTCGTCCTCCGCGCGCGAGTTCGACGGTGACGTCCACGTGGGTGAGGCGGTCTTCGTCCCGGCCGAGGGCGCGCGCGCAGAGGACGAGGGCTGGCTGCTGTCGATCGTCTCCGGTACGTCCAGCGCGGACCTCGTCGTCCTGGACGCGACGGACGTGACCCGCACCGTCGCGTCCGTCCGCCTGCCCCGCCGCGTCCCGGCGGGGTTCCACGGGAACTGGATCCCCGACTCCTGA
- a CDS encoding GMC family oxidoreductase, with protein MYDYIIVGAGSAGCVLAARLTEDPSVTVLLLEAGPPDDAPEIRIPAAIASLIKGPYDWDYSTVPQEHAAGRSVYWPRGRTLGGSSSTNAMIYIRGARHDYDAWRDEHGCAGWGYADLLPYFRRAEDQQRGESPHHGVDGPLRVEDLRFKHPLTQAWVKSAKAHGLAANPDFNGAAQDGVGFYQVTHRRGRRWSAADGYLRPIEHRPNLTVVTDALATRVLIEGGRASGVTYEARGESLTARADAEVILSGGAVNSPQLLMLSGIGPADHLREHGIYALVDSPVGRNLQDHPFVNVMFATPRTKNLWEQANPLTFALHAALGRGPYASNVAEAGGFVRTSEGLPAPDLQYHVLPTPFIDQGLVEPSQRLLSIMVTAIAVQSRGALTLRSASPHAKPLIDPAYLAEEADLDILVAGVKQARAIADTGPLASLLGGEFAPGEQVSGDAAIAEFVRRECATLFHPTSTCAMGGDPATSVVDADLRVRGVDGLRVVDASVMPSVPRGNTGAPTIAIAERASDLIRGRTPLEPADAAAATTPTA; from the coding sequence GTGTACGACTACATCATCGTGGGCGCGGGCAGCGCCGGGTGCGTGCTGGCCGCCCGGCTGACCGAGGATCCGTCCGTCACGGTGCTGCTGCTGGAGGCGGGCCCGCCGGACGACGCCCCCGAGATCCGCATTCCGGCGGCGATCGCGTCGCTGATCAAGGGCCCGTACGACTGGGACTACTCGACCGTCCCGCAGGAGCACGCCGCCGGGCGCAGCGTGTACTGGCCGCGCGGGCGGACGCTCGGCGGCAGCTCGTCCACCAACGCGATGATCTACATCCGGGGCGCGCGGCACGACTACGACGCCTGGCGGGACGAGCACGGCTGCGCCGGCTGGGGCTACGCCGACCTGCTGCCGTACTTCCGCCGCGCCGAGGACCAGCAGCGCGGCGAGTCCCCGCACCACGGCGTCGACGGCCCGCTGCGCGTCGAGGACCTGCGCTTCAAGCATCCGCTCACCCAGGCGTGGGTGAAGTCGGCGAAGGCGCACGGGCTGGCGGCCAACCCCGACTTCAACGGCGCCGCCCAGGACGGCGTCGGCTTCTACCAGGTGACGCACCGGCGCGGACGCCGCTGGTCGGCGGCCGACGGGTACCTGCGCCCGATCGAGCACCGCCCGAACCTCACCGTCGTCACCGACGCCCTCGCGACGCGCGTCCTGATCGAGGGCGGACGCGCGTCGGGCGTGACGTACGAGGCGCGCGGGGAGTCGCTGACGGCCCGCGCGGACGCCGAGGTGATCCTTTCCGGCGGGGCGGTGAACAGCCCGCAGCTGCTCATGCTCTCCGGGATCGGGCCGGCCGACCATCTCCGCGAGCACGGCATCTACGCGCTCGTCGACTCCCCGGTCGGACGGAACCTGCAAGACCATCCGTTCGTGAACGTCATGTTCGCCACGCCTCGCACCAAGAATCTCTGGGAGCAGGCCAATCCGCTCACGTTCGCGCTGCACGCCGCCTTGGGACGAGGTCCGTACGCGTCGAACGTCGCAGAGGCGGGCGGGTTCGTCCGGACGTCCGAGGGGCTCCCCGCACCGGACCTGCAGTACCACGTCCTGCCGACACCGTTCATCGACCAGGGGCTCGTCGAACCGTCCCAGCGGCTCCTGTCCATCATGGTGACGGCGATCGCGGTGCAGAGCAGGGGGGCGCTCACCCTGCGCTCCGCGAGCCCGCACGCCAAGCCGCTGATCGACCCCGCGTACCTCGCGGAGGAGGCCGACCTCGACATCCTGGTCGCCGGGGTGAAACAGGCCCGCGCGATCGCCGACACCGGCCCGCTCGCGTCGCTGCTCGGCGGCGAGTTCGCCCCGGGCGAGCAGGTGTCCGGCGACGCGGCGATCGCCGAGTTCGTCCGGCGCGAGTGCGCGACGCTGTTCCACCCGACGAGCACGTGCGCGATGGGCGGCGACCCGGCGACCTCGGTCGTGGACGCCGACCTGCGCGTGCGGGGCGTCGACGGCCTGCGCGTGGTCGACGCGTCCGTCATGCCGTCCGTCCCGCGCGGCAACACGGGCGCGCCGACGATCGCGATCGCCGAGCGGGCGTCCGACCTGATCCGCGGCAGGACCCCGCTCGAGCCCGCGGACGCGGCCGCCGCCACGACCCCGACCGCCTGA
- a CDS encoding cob(I)yrinic acid a,c-diamide adenosyltransferase encodes MAKNRENPVVLSKIYTRTGDDGTTALGDASRTRKTDPRLAAYADVEEANAAIGAALALGSLPEDLTVLLVRVQNDLFDVGADLCAPVVADPEYPPLRIDASYIDALEAACDEQNEKLQPLRSFILPGGTPGAALLHVARTVTRRAERSAWAAIEAHGPGAVKDAGEDAGEDGSETVEGGVNPLAVKYLNRLSDLLFILCRVANAEHGDVLWKPGGER; translated from the coding sequence ATGGCGAAGAACAGGGAGAACCCCGTCGTCCTGTCCAAGATCTACACCCGGACGGGCGACGACGGGACGACCGCGCTGGGCGACGCGTCCCGCACCCGCAAGACCGACCCGCGCCTGGCCGCCTACGCCGACGTGGAGGAGGCCAACGCCGCGATCGGCGCCGCGCTCGCCCTCGGCTCCCTGCCCGAGGACCTCACCGTGCTCCTCGTCCGCGTCCAGAACGACCTGTTCGACGTCGGCGCGGACCTGTGCGCGCCGGTCGTCGCGGACCCGGAGTACCCGCCGCTGCGCATCGACGCGTCCTACATCGATGCGCTCGAGGCCGCCTGCGACGAGCAGAACGAGAAGCTGCAGCCGCTGCGCAGCTTCATCCTTCCCGGCGGCACGCCCGGCGCCGCGCTCCTGCACGTCGCGCGGACGGTGACGCGGCGCGCCGAACGCTCCGCGTGGGCGGCGATCGAGGCGCACGGCCCCGGCGCCGTCAAGGACGCGGGCGAGGACGCGGGCGAGGACGGGTCGGAGACCGTGGAGGGCGGGGTGAACCCGCTGGCCGTGAAGTACCTGAACCGGCTGTCGGACCTGCTGTTCATCCTCTGCAGGGTCGCGAACGCCGAGCACGGCGACGTCCTCTGGAAGCCCGGCGGCGAACGCTGA
- a CDS encoding aldehyde dehydrogenase family protein, whose product MSVATESTEKTFASLNPATGEVVAEHPVHDAADVAAAIDRAREASRWWGELGRRERRLRLLNIKGALARNLNRMAEIIHQETGKPVADAQLETIMAISHLDWAARNAHKVLGPRSVYPGMMAINQKCTLEYQPLGVVGVIGPWNYPIFTPIGSIAYALAAGNAVVFKPSEFTPGVGAYLAELVAGVVPEHPVLQVVTGYGATGAALASSPHIGKLAFTGSAPTARKVMAACAENLTPIVAECGGKDACIVDADADLDAAADAALWGAMSNAGQTCIGVERIYVVDRAYDAFLGKLTDKARELRPGFDREAAYGPITMPGQLEIIERHIKDAIDKGGKAVVGGPESVRKPYVEPVVLTDVPDDSSAVCEETFGPTITVHRVASLDEAVEKANRVDYGLAGTIFSGNKTRAMEAARAMRSGMTSINAFAAFAQVAALPFGGVGESGFGRIHGADGLREFARPKAITRQRFTTMNLTSFGRSEKEMARVLGLINMLHGKHYKR is encoded by the coding sequence ATGTCCGTGGCCACGGAGAGCACCGAGAAGACGTTCGCGTCGCTGAACCCGGCCACCGGCGAGGTCGTCGCCGAGCACCCCGTCCATGACGCCGCCGACGTCGCCGCCGCGATCGACCGGGCCCGGGAGGCGTCCCGCTGGTGGGGCGAGCTGGGCCGGCGCGAGCGGCGGCTGCGGCTGCTCAACATCAAGGGGGCGCTCGCCCGCAACCTGAACCGGATGGCCGAGATCATCCACCAGGAGACCGGCAAGCCGGTCGCCGACGCCCAGCTCGAGACGATCATGGCGATCTCGCACCTGGACTGGGCGGCCCGCAACGCCCACAAGGTCCTCGGGCCGCGCAGCGTCTACCCGGGCATGATGGCGATCAACCAGAAGTGCACGCTGGAGTACCAGCCGCTCGGCGTCGTCGGCGTCATCGGCCCCTGGAACTACCCGATCTTCACCCCGATCGGCTCCATCGCGTACGCGCTCGCCGCCGGGAACGCCGTCGTGTTCAAGCCGTCCGAGTTCACCCCGGGCGTCGGGGCGTACCTCGCCGAGCTGGTCGCCGGGGTCGTCCCCGAGCACCCGGTCCTCCAGGTCGTGACCGGGTACGGCGCGACGGGCGCCGCGCTCGCCTCGTCCCCGCACATCGGCAAGCTCGCGTTCACCGGCTCGGCGCCCACCGCGCGCAAGGTGATGGCCGCGTGCGCCGAGAACCTCACCCCGATCGTCGCCGAGTGCGGCGGCAAGGACGCCTGCATCGTCGACGCCGACGCCGACCTCGACGCCGCCGCGGACGCCGCGCTGTGGGGCGCGATGTCGAACGCCGGGCAGACCTGCATCGGCGTCGAGCGGATCTACGTCGTCGACCGCGCCTACGACGCCTTCCTCGGCAAGCTCACCGACAAGGCCCGCGAGCTGCGCCCCGGCTTCGACCGGGAGGCCGCCTACGGCCCGATCACGATGCCGGGCCAGCTCGAGATCATCGAGCGGCACATCAAGGACGCGATCGACAAGGGCGGCAAGGCGGTCGTCGGCGGGCCCGAGTCCGTCCGCAAGCCCTACGTGGAGCCGGTCGTCCTCACCGACGTCCCGGACGACTCGTCCGCCGTCTGCGAGGAGACGTTCGGCCCGACGATCACCGTGCACCGCGTCGCGTCCCTCGACGAGGCCGTCGAGAAGGCCAACCGCGTCGACTACGGCCTCGCCGGGACGATCTTCTCCGGTAACAAGACCCGCGCGATGGAGGCGGCCCGCGCGATGCGCTCCGGCATGACCTCCATCAACGCGTTCGCCGCGTTCGCGCAGGTCGCCGCGCTGCCGTTCGGCGGCGTCGGGGAGTCGGGCTTCGGCCGCATCCACGGCGCGGACGGGCTGCGCGAGTTCGCCCGCCCGAAGGCGATCACCCGGCAGCGGTTCACGACCATGAACCTGACCTCGTTCGGCCGCTCCGAGAAGGAGATGGCGCGCGTCCTCGGCCTGATCAACATGCTGCACGGCAAGCACTACAAGAGGTGA
- the atpD gene encoding F0F1 ATP synthase subunit beta: MTAQVETATATGRVARVIGPVVDVEFPADAIPEIYNALHVEAALGEDTQTLTMEVAQHLGDNMVRAISMKPTDGVVRGAPVVDTRKPISVPVGDVTKGHVWNALGETLDVPTASLEVNERWGIHRKAPAFDQLESKTEMLETGIKVIDLLCPYVKGGKIGLFGGAGVGKTVLIQEMIRRVARNFGGTSVFAGVGERTREGNDLWVEMEEANVLKDTALVFGQMDEPPGTRLRVALSALTMAEYFRDVQNQDVLLFIDNIFRFTQAGSEVSTLLGRMPSAVGYQPTLADEMGVLQERITSTRGHSITSMQAIYVPADDITDPAPHTTFAHLDATTTLSRAITEKGIYPAVDPLDSSSRIMDPQVLGVEHYEVAQEVKRILQKYKELQDIIAILGIDELSEEDKVTVQRARRIERFLSHPMYVAEQFTGQPGVTVPKDETVASFKAIAEGKYDHLPEQAFFMCGGIEDVEKKAKELEK; the protein is encoded by the coding sequence ATGACTGCACAGGTAGAGACGGCGACCGCGACCGGGCGCGTCGCCCGTGTCATCGGCCCGGTCGTCGACGTGGAGTTCCCCGCCGACGCCATCCCGGAGATCTACAACGCCCTCCACGTGGAGGCGGCCCTGGGCGAGGACACCCAGACCCTGACCATGGAGGTCGCCCAGCACCTCGGCGACAACATGGTCCGGGCGATCTCCATGAAGCCCACCGACGGCGTCGTGCGCGGCGCGCCCGTCGTCGACACCCGCAAGCCGATCTCGGTTCCGGTCGGCGACGTCACCAAGGGGCACGTGTGGAACGCCCTCGGTGAGACGCTGGACGTCCCGACGGCCTCCCTGGAGGTCAACGAGCGCTGGGGCATCCACCGCAAGGCGCCGGCGTTCGACCAGCTGGAGTCCAAGACCGAGATGCTGGAGACCGGCATCAAGGTCATCGACCTCCTCTGCCCGTACGTCAAGGGCGGGAAGATCGGCCTGTTCGGTGGCGCCGGTGTGGGCAAGACCGTCCTCATCCAGGAGATGATCCGGCGTGTCGCCCGTAACTTCGGCGGCACCTCGGTGTTCGCGGGCGTCGGCGAGCGCACCCGTGAGGGCAACGACCTCTGGGTGGAGATGGAAGAGGCGAACGTCCTCAAGGACACCGCCCTCGTGTTCGGCCAGATGGACGAGCCGCCGGGCACCCGTCTGCGGGTCGCGCTGTCGGCGCTGACGATGGCCGAGTACTTCCGCGACGTCCAGAACCAGGACGTGCTGCTGTTCATCGACAACATCTTCCGGTTCACCCAGGCCGGCTCGGAGGTCTCCACGCTGCTCGGGCGCATGCCGTCCGCGGTGGGTTACCAGCCGACCCTGGCGGACGAGATGGGCGTTCTGCAGGAGCGGATCACCTCGACGCGCGGTCACTCGATCACCTCGATGCAGGCGATCTACGTGCCCGCCGACGACATCACCGACCCGGCGCCGCACACCACGTTCGCGCACCTGGACGCCACCACGACGCTCTCCCGGGCCATCACCGAGAAGGGCATCTACCCGGCGGTCGACCCGCTCGACTCCTCCTCGCGGATCATGGACCCGCAGGTGCTGGGCGTCGAGCACTACGAGGTCGCCCAGGAGGTGAAGCGGATCCTGCAGAAGTACAAGGAGCTGCAGGACATCATCGCGATCCTCGGTATCGACGAGCTCTCCGAAGAGGACAAGGTCACCGTCCAGCGGGCGCGGCGCATCGAGCGTTTCCTGTCGCACCCGATGTACGTGGCCGAGCAGTTCACCGGCCAGCCCGGTGTGACGGTGCCGAAGGACGAGACGGTCGCGTCGTTCAAGGCCATCGCGGAGGGCAAGTACGACCACCTCCCCGAGCAGGCGTTCTTCATGTGCGGCGGCATCGAGGACGTCGAGAAGAAGGCCAAGGAGCTGGAGAAGTAA